The following nucleotide sequence is from Novipirellula galeiformis.
GCACAATGATCCCCACACCCTGATCCCTGGCTCGGTCAAACAGAGTGGTGATGGGTTTCTGGCGGAAGACATTAAAAATAATCTGCAGAGACGTCAATTCGGGTTGCTCGAGGATGCTAACCGCCTCGTCCATCGACTCCACGCTCGCGCCAAAATTTTTGATCAATCCGTCGCGTTTGAATTTTCGCAGCCAGTCGAATATGTCTCCCGCGGACATGACTTCGGATGGTACACAATGCAGTTGCACTAAGTCCAAGCTGTCGACCCCCAGGCGGCTGATCGATTCGCATAGATGCTGTTTGAGAACTTCGGCAGAATACGGACCAGGATAGTTTTGGCGACCCACTTTGGTGGCAACAAAGACTTGATCGCGATGCTGTTGAATGAATCGCCCGATCAGCTTCTCGGACCGCCCGCTGCCGTAGACATCGGCAGTATCAAAAAACGTAATGCCGTGGTCCCACGCTGTTTCCAATATCTGCATCGCTTGCGGCTCACTAACGCTGCCCCAATCGGCGCCCAATTGCCAACATCCCAGGCCGATTTCGGAAACCGAGCGACCGCTATTTCCAAGAATTCTCGTCTTCATATCTATTTTCAATCAGTGCCGTATAGCGTCGTAAGGATTCCAAGAAAGCGTACCCGGTTTCGTGCGAATCAGCCAGCTACGGTGCTTTGGGTCCGCTATATTGGGTGCCACTTACCATTCCGGTGTATTGCCCTTAGGGTCTCTACAAGAATCACGTTAAGACATTTTCCAGATAAGCGATCGGAGGATTACCACATGAGCATCGTGGTGCTGGTGGCTTTCAATCCAAATGCCGGTGAAGCACGCAGGCACGTCCTTTCCGAGCCTGGACAATCAATGTGATCAAGGGACCCCAAAATAAGTTATCGAGTGGAAAGGTGGTCGGTGAATAACTCGCACTGTCGGATTTGATTTTGCGGCGTAGCGGTCTGGTGAAACTTCGTCTTAAGCACCTCGTCTGTCTGGTGGCCCAGCTCCCGCTCAACCAATTGACTGGCCTGGCGACACTCCGCGCCAACGAAGCCCTGCGTTTCGACCTTCGTCTGACCGTTGGACAGGACAGTGATTTCATTGGTCTTGCTCAGGCCGCACCTCCAACGCTCAATGTCAACTCCATCGAGCTATCGACCAAGACTACTTCCACCCTCTGCTTGATAAAGCGGGCAACGCAATCGGTCAGCATCGATGGAGGAACGGGCAGACGGTTTGGATACACGCGCTCCATTCGATTCAATCTTCGATCGTAGTGGGACTTGGACACAAAACGTCGGCACAATTCTGCTTGAGCCACTGGATTCCGTTGAACCGCAGGAATTTTTGCCGGATTTTTAAGCGTGCTTGACATCGATGCCTGGGTGGCATTCCAGCGTGTTTATGCTGCGAGAGATGAACGATTTTGAAACAGACGTAATTTGTAAGGAACTGGAGATCAGTACGTCTTATTTGTGGGTGTTGCTGCACCGTGCACGGGCCCGTCTCGCCAACGGTATTAAGTAGCGTTGGTGTCAAAAGAAAAACATAACCGCATTACCCCGTCATGTTGTCGTGCAAAGAAACTACCAAACTCGTTTCTGAGTCGCTCGATCATCCCTTGCCTCTAAGCAAGCAGATTTCCGTTTGGATACATCGGAGCATGTGTCAGCTTTGCTCTGCGTTTCGCCGTAATCAGGTTGTGCTGAAAGAACGAATTCCTAATGAGGCGGAGCGATGGACCAGTGAAGAAATGTCCAATGTGGTGAAATTATCTGACGCCGCGAAGCAAAAAATTGCGCAAGCAATGCCCCCGCACGGCTAACAAGCGGTGAAACTTCTTCCTACCCGTTGATACGTTGAATGATGCTCGGACGTCATCGGCATTCCAATCGAGACCGCTTAGTTCACTTGTTGCTCGACCTAGCAGAGCAGTTTGGCATTCAAGATTCCGAGGGGATACATCTGAGGATCAAATTAGCTCATCAGGAAATCGCAAACCTGATGGGCAGCACCCGCGAAACAGTGACCATTTTGCTTGGTCAACTAAAATCGGAGGGTCTGGTCGATGTTGGCCGGCAACGGATTGTCTTGGTGCAAGCGGAGCAATTAGCGATATCAGTGCACCGAAACGCACCAAGCCTGAACTCGTAGCCTAGGCTTCCAGCCTGGGACCAGAACAAAACCGAGGCTGGAAGCCTATGCTACGTCACGGCATTAGCCCGTAGTTCGTGATTGTCAAAGTGGGGAAATGGATCAGGGCAACGACATAGAGAGACGCTTGTCGCTCGTTGATCAGAAGGCGAAGCTTCTCCAACCCCCAGACGCATGCCGCTCCGTATCCGCACAGCGACTCCGGTACGACGTTCGCACATGATTTCTATGCAACGAAAGCCGTGTCGTCCGTGCAACCATCTTCGACCACGATGGCTCCGGTGACGCACGGAAAGTCACATGAGTCAAGAGCGACGAACTTTTCTTCGTTGACTGACAGAATGACACCCCAGACCGATTCGCTAAGAGGGCCGTTGAGATCGTTCAAGTTTCCTGCCTTGGTTAGATGGGCTGGTTGCGTTTCATTGGATCCCTTCATCGTCACAGGAATGCGTGCTGTGCTTCGGTCCCGTCAATCGCATTCGCGGGCCGAATCCTTTTACCGAACCGTATGCGGTCTCACCAAGTTGCGAGTTGCTATTGGACGATTTCAGTCGCAAGGATCAACTGAGACCTTTGTAAGCAATCGTCGGGCATCCTTATTGACGAGCTTTGGATTTATTAAATCCTTCTCGCCTCTCACGGCGGAAAGAGTCGGTCAAACGCAATTGCTCAGACAACAATTTCGGTAACCAACCTCCTTCATCAACCGAACCAACTGGTCATCCAATGAAAGTCACTCGTCTTGCCACCCTAATTGTGTTGCTTTTTGCAATCGTGTTCTTTTCCGGCTGCACGGTCGGGGGCACAATGGCATTTCGCAAGACCTCCTCAAGCGACATGGACGCTCTTCTATCTGAATCGCTTGTGATGCAGGAATTAGACGCAAGCGACCCGCAGGTGGTTCAACGAAAAGAAACACTCGTCAGCACCGACTCCGCAGGCATTCCGCACCAATCAACGCTTGTTACCCTAGCCCCAGGCGAAGACTTGATGGCAAAGGTCAATAACGCACACGGACCCGTTTTGCTCGATTTCTACGCCGACTGGTGCGGTCCCTGCAAAATACAGGGAAAGATTCTCCACGACATGGAGCAGGAAGCGGCAAGGCACGGAACAATGATGATTAAAATCAATATTGACGACCACCCACAAATCGCTGAACAACTACAAGTGGAAGGAATACCGACGTTGATGTTGGTCAAGGACGGTCGAGTTGTGAATCGACAGTCAGGTGTTGCCGATAAACGCAAACTAACGCAGTGGATGCAGTAGTCAATTGAAGCTGTTCGTGGTTTCACATTCGACACCGTCGATTAGGTGTTGACGAAACAGTTCGATCGCAACCTGTTTCATGAAGCAGGCTAGGACTCTACCGCACTTGCACAGTCGATACGGTTGACACTGGCACCTCAGCGCTCCGCAAAAACAGTTTGGGACGGCCGTTCGTATCCGCTGTGCCGCACAAATGGTTTGCTCTGACGGTAGCAGGACGGTTTCGACCACACACCGTCGTGGTCATGTCTTATCAATCTACGTTCGACGCCAGCAGAGTTTTGTGCGTTTGAAAAACGTTTGGCGAATTGCCGAGTGGATTATTGTCCACAAACGGCATATGGGCCCTCTTCATCGCGTCCATCTTTGCTTGGCAAGCCGGACACTGCTGAAGGTGAGAAGTGAACGCATTTCGCTGGTCTGGTTTCAATTGCCCCATCACAAACTGCTGCATGGAGGCTTGGACTTCGCTGCACGTCACGCCACCGAAGTTGCACTCGCGAAGCGGTTCTTGGTGCGACGGTGGAATGCCAGATCCAGCGAAGTTCCAAACGCCCATTCCTAGCGCTGCCATTACAACGATCGGAGCACCAATGCGAGCGACAGACTTACGTCGACGATCGGCGTTGAACCGATTCTGCAATACACCGATAGTGCCTGGCGTACATTCGTCCCAATCTGAATGAGCTTCAAAATTTTGGCGGACCATGACCTCGTTCCTCTATCTCTTGTGAAGGCGAACGTAGCGTATGCTGCTACCCTGGGTTTGAAGTGATCCCAGGCTACAAGCCTAGCCTACGTCTCTGACGTGCTATCGTTTCTGACGTCTCGCTTCCGACGTCGTTGCATGTCTCTATCGTCGCCTCGTACCGGCCAAGCGTCTGTGTCGAATCTCACAACGCTGGGATTTTCTTTGCTGACGGATGATCAGGTTGCTACCGTGGCTGAAACGGCCGGTACTCAGAGTGCATGATTGGTTTCGTCTGACATTTGCCCCGTCTGGCATTTGCCCCGTCCACTGTTTGGCGTGGGCATGTCCACAGCATCGTGGTTGGAACGAACCTGACAGCCATCCATCACGGGGACATCCTTCTCAACGGCGAATTCAGATCGCGTCATCTGTTCAAGATTCGCCTGACCTACATCGCTCCCTACGTTGTGTCGGCGCTTTCGAACGTGGCAGCGTTGAACCGTCTCGCCAAATAGTTTTGTAAGGAAATCCTGACGAATGCGTCGACTTCGTGTAACTGCTAGAGCGTAGCTCCCCGGCTACGAATCACCGCAATCCAAGGGCTCCAATAATGGAAACGATCAATAACCAGACGACCGCGGCTAGCATGGATGCCTCAGGTCAGCCAACACAAAGACACTTTAGAACCGGTCCGAACCGACTCAATCTCGTCATTCGCTGGGTGTCGACCCTGTGCATTCTAGCTTCACTTTTAACGCTCGTCCGTTCGCTTCCGTTTGACCAAGCTATGTCAGCAGCGAAAGGCTGGATCTCCGGATTGGAATTCTGGGGGCCGATCGTCTTGGCCCTTCTGTACATTGTCGCAACGGTGCTGTTTTTTCCAGCCACGATTCTGAGTCTGGCGGCCGGCGCGATGTTCGGGCTTGGTGTCGGGACAGCCACTGTTTCCGTTGGATCGACGTTAGGAGCCTGCTTGGCGTTTCTGATCGCTCGCTACGGAGCACGCGATAAAGTTGCGGCGATGGCGAGCGGCAACCGCCACTTTGGTGCGATTGATCGAGCCATCGAGGAGGGAGGCTGGAAAATTGTCGGCCTATTGCGTCTCTCTCCTGCGATTCCATTCAATGCCCAGAACTACATGTACGGCCTGACTCCGATCCGATTTTGGCCCTACGCCGTGACCAGTTGGATTGCGATGCTTCCTGGCACATTTCTGTACGTTTACCTCGGGCATGTGACTGGCGCAGCCGTTGGCGCCGATCGAGAACGCACGACGTTCGAGTGGGCGATGCTGGCGATTGGCCTATTGGCGACAGCCGTTGTGACGGTATATGTCACACGATTGGCTAACCGCAAACTAAAAGAACAAGTGCACGAAGCACCGGAAAAGGGCCAACCGACGGATAGCGTTCGGACATCGTCTAACGTGCCGTCAGCTCCGAGAACACGAAGCACGGTGATCTTGGCGAGTGCTGCACTGCTACTTGTCGCGACTGCGACCTATACACATCTCAATGCGGGGGCGATCGAACGCAAATTAGCGAGTCTTTTTGGACCGCCGCAAGTCGATCTTCAAGAAGCGTATTCCGCGAATACTGCAGGACCGGCGATGGATCATTCGACGCTGGATGCCTTGCTAAAGAAACATGTCGACAAAAACGGATGGGTCGACTACGAAGGCCTGAAAGACAACGAAGCGAAACTCGACAGCTACCTCAGTGCGGTCGCTGCTGCACCGTTTAACGAGTTTGGACGCGACGAAAAGTTGGCCCTGCTGATCAACGGTTACAACGCGTCGACCTTAAAGTTAATCCTCGATCACATGCCAATGAAATCGATTATGGATATTCCCGAATCCGAACGTTGGGACGCAATACGTTGCAACATTGGCGGACACAAGTTGAGTCTGAATCAGATTGAGCATGAGCAGATTCGCCCCAAGTTCGCCGAGCCACGCGTCCATTTCGCGTTGGTGTGTGCAGCGGTTGGATGTCCACCACTGCGTAATGAGGCGTACGTGGCAAATCGAATTGAAGAACAATTGCAAGAGCAGACCGAGTACGTCCATCATCACAAAACGTGGTTCACCTTCGATACCTCGTCCAACAAGTTAGAGCTAACCAAACTCTACAACTGGTACGGAGATGATTTTGAGCAGGTCGCCGGCAGCGTTTCTCAGTTTGCAGCTAGCTACTCAACCAAATTGAAGCAGGCTCTGGACCACGGCACCGCCCCGCACCCTGACTGGCTGCCCTACGATTGGAAGCTCAACAGCTTAAAGAACAAACAGCCGCGATAAGCATGTCTTTCGGTATCTTCCGGTTAAACGCCGGTCATTCTGTGAGCCGACGCCGCTAGCCGCGGGCCGGTAAATTGTGTGGGAAACATGCCCCCGGGTAGTGCCGTCGGCTCAGATCATTATGTTGAACGTCTCATATTGACCTGCTTAGATCAAAGGCATGCCATCTTCTGCGTTAGACGTTGACGTTACTTACTGAAACGTTGATGACTTCCGTACGGCTCTTGCCGCCATGAAGTGGCCTAGGCTTCGTTCAAACAAGGCGAACAATGTCGCTCTCGGCAAACAGCGAGGGCGGAATGGTCAGCCCCATTGCTGCGTAGAGTGACGGTGGAACGCTGATGTCCCCCAGGTACAACTCTCCGACATGACGCGAGCCGGCCGCGGAGAATAGGCCCGACTTGGGTAGGGCCAATGTGAATGTCGCTGCTGCTAGAATCGACGTATCGGACACCCCGCCGGAGGCAGCGTCAATCCCGGATGGTGTATCCAATGCGAGGGTGGGCGCCGGCTGTTGGTTGGACCAACGAATCAAGTCCGCTGCGCGCCCCCTTGGATTTCCCCGCAGGCTGTATCCGATCACCCCGTCCAGGATGACATCGACTTCACGGCCGGGAAGCGACTTATCGTCAACCGGAATGCCAAGCTGTTGGACGATCGAGAGTTGATGAGCCGGTACGCCTTCGAACGCGCCGCTAGGCTTGGTGAGAAGGACAGAAACGTTCGCTCCCCAACAGTGCAGCCGGCGAGCTGCGACCAGGGCACCTCCGCCATTACCGCCCCGCCCCGCAAGTGCAACCACATTCTTGCCGCGAAGCGAATTGCCCAGGAATCGTGTAGCAGCTAGCCGGGCCAATCCGCGTCCCGCGTTTTCCATCATTTGGAGAAGCACAATCCCATAGTCCTCGATCATTGCACGATCGACTTCGATCATCTGCTCCGTCGTCAAATGCGGTAACGCGTTTACGGCGACTTGGGGGAAACGATCTGTAGTATTGGGCACACTCGTTCTCCTGGAATGTGTGATTGATTGGCGTTGCGTCCGAGAGTGTACGTTTCACGCTACCGCTGGGATCGCATCTGTTTTGAATCGCGGTGAGCGACCATCGACGGATTTTGGTTGGATGATACGCATTTTCGTGTAAGAAATTCTAGCGTCCGTCGTCACCTCTTTAGCTTGCACGAATGCGGCACGCAAACTTTCACTTGGCCAAACAACATGCTTGCCGTTTGGGCACCGCTCGCATCGAGGAACGGGGGGCAAACGAACGTTGGCTGAGTGAGGGCCTTTAACAAGAGATTGACACCGGTGGCATGATTCAGTGCACGGACAACTATACCTGAGAAGTTGGAGACGATTGAATGTGGATTGAACAATGCGAAGAAACGGACTGCTTCATGCACGGGCTTGAACGGCGGAATCCCGGGGAACAGGAGTATCACCAAGCGGTGCGGGAGTTCGTCGAATCCGTCATGCCATTCGTGCTAAAGCACCGTAAGTACAAAGACGCTCAGATACTCGAAAGGATGACGGAGCCGGATCGCATCGTCATCTTTCGCGTCACTTGGGAAGACGACGCTGGCAACATTCGAGCAAATCGGGCATGGCGAGTGCAATTCAACAATTCGATTGGACCGTACAAAGGCGGAATGCGGTTGCATCCCGACGTAACGTTGAGCGTCCTGAAGTTTCTCGGATTCGAGCAGACCTTCAAGAATAGTCTCACCGGACTACCGATGGGTGGGGCTAAAGGCGGGGCGAATTTCAACCCCAAGGGAAAGAGCGATCGCGAAGTCATGCGATTCTGTCAATCGTTGATGATTGAACTGCATCGCCACATTGGCGAAGACACGGACGTTCCGGCCGGTGACATCGGCGTCGGTGCCCGTGAGGTTAGCTACCTGTTCGGGCAGTACAAACGACTCGAAAATCGCTTCGCGGGAATCTTAACGGGCAAGGGACTAACCTTCGGCGGCAGTCTCGTCAGGACCGAGGCCACCGGTTACGGATGCGTCTACTTCTGCGAGAATATGTTCAATCAGGTCGGCGATAGCCTCAGGGGGAAGACGTGTGTGGTATCGGGTTCGGGAAACGTCGCGATCTACACCGCCGAGAAAGCCCACGAGTTAGGCGGCAAGGTTGTCACGATGTCCGATTCATCCGGCTTCGTTCACGATCGGGCGGGCATCGATGCCGAGAAACTGGCGTTCATCAAAGATCTCAAAGAGGTGCGTCGGGGACGAATCTCGGAGTATGCCGACAAGTTCGACGGCGTCACGTTCCACGCCGATGAACGTCCCTGGAATGTACCTTGCGATGTCGCTTTTCCATGTGCCACGCAGAACGAGATCAACCTGGACGATGCGAATGCCTTGATTGGCAACGGAGTCAAAGCCGTCAGCGAAGGTGCCAACATGCCTACCGAACTGGCTGGCGCTCATGCGTTCCTTGACGCCAAGATCCTATACGGTCCGTCAAAAGCCGCCAATGCCGGCGGCGTTGCGGTGTCAGGTTTAGAGCAAAGTCAAAACGCCTTGCGACTTTCATGGAGTCGCGAAGACGTCGACGAGAAACTGAAGACCATCATGCGTGATATCCACGACAAGTGTGTTGAGCACGGTCAGACCGACGGATTTGTGAACTATGTTCGTGGATCAAATATCGCGGGGTTCATCAAAGTGGCCGACGCCATGCTGGCTTACGGCGTTGTTTAAATCAAAGGACTTACCAATCATGACCGATTTTTTTGAACGCAGCCTGATCCTTCACGAACAACTCCGTGGAAAGATCGGCATCGTGGGAAAGATGCCGATCGCAAACCGTGATGATTTGTCGTTGGCCTACACCCCCGGAGTTGCGCGCCCGTGTGAAGTAATCGCGAGCGACGCCAGCAAAGCTCGCGAACTAACGATCAAACGAAACAGCGTTGCCGTGGTGACCGACGGATCGGCGGTCTTGGGACTGGGCAACATTGGCCCGCATGCAGCGATCCCGGTGATGGAAGGCAAGTCGCTGCTGTTTAAGGAGTTCGCCAACATTGACGCTTGGCCAATTTGCCTCGACGCACAGGACGTTGACGAGATCGTTGCTACCGTTCGGCGTATTGCTCCCGTTTTCGGCGGTATCAATTTGGAAGACATCTCGGCTCCACGGTGTTTTGCCGTCGAGCAACAGTTGCAAGACATCGGCATTCCAGTCTTTCACGATGATCAACACGGAACGGCGATCGTCCTGCTCGCTGCGCTGCTTAACGCAGCCAAAGTGCTCCGTCGCGATATCACCCAAATGAAAGTCGTGATCAACGGAGCGGGTGCTGCCGGCACGGCCATCGCACGTCTGCTGCGTTGTGTCGGTCACTCTCCCAATGTCTGCGTCCCCGTAGATGATGTCATTGTGTGTGACTCGAAGGGAGCGATTCACAACGGCCGTGACGATTTAGCCGACTACAAACGCGAACTGCTGCGGTATACGAATCGCAAGCATCGCACCGGCACGCTTCAAAATGTGCTTGCCGGAGCAGATGTCTTTATCGGCGTCAGTAAGGGAGGTCTACTTTCCGCGGACGACGTTTCCAAAATGGCAAGGGACTCGATCGTTTTGGCGATGGCCAACCCCATCCCTGAGATCATGCCGGACGTGGCGCGAAGTGGAGGTGCCGCCGTCGTTGGTACAGGACGCAGCGACTTTCCCAACCAGATCAACAACGTGCTCGCTTTTCCAGGAATCTTTCGTGGCGCTTTGGATGCGTCCTCATGTGCGATCACGGAAGAAATGAAAATCGCTGCCGCCCGCGCGTTGGCCGCCGCAACAACCGATCCGTCACCGGAACGAGTATTGCCCGATCCGTTAGACCGCAGCGTCGCACCTCGTGTGGCCGCCGCCGTCGCCGAAGCAGCGGAGCGGGAATGACTCCAATGAGTCCGCGTCATCCACCATGAACAGGAATAACAATGAAAGCCTCTAATCTATTTGTCAAAGCCCTCGAGAACGAAGGCGTTGAGTTCGTCTTCGGGATTCCAGGTGAAGAGAATCTCGATTTCCTCGATTCACTATCGAGGTCGAATATCCGGCTGATCCTCACTCGGCACGAACAAGCTGCCGGTTTCATGGCAGCAACCTATGGACGGCTGACAGGCAAGTCGGGCGTTTGTCTCTCCACACTTGGGCCGGGGGCAACCAACTTGGTTACAGCCGCCGCTTACGCGCAGCTGGGCGGCATGCCGATGCTGATGATCACGGGGCAAAAGCCAGTCAAGACGAGTAAGCAAGGTCAGTTCCAGATCATTGACATCGTCGACATGATGCGTCCGTTGACGAAGTACACGCGGCAACTTGTTAGCGGAGCCAACATCCCATCACGCGTGCGCGAAGCGATGCGCCTCGCACAAGAAGAAAAACCTGGCGCAGTGCACCTTGAATTGCCCGAAGACATCGCCGCCGAGCAGGTCGGCGAGGTACCGATTCCCGCCAGCCTCGTCCGGCGGCCGGTCGCCGAAGACAAGTCCATTCACGCGGCTGTAGAGATGATCCGTGCTGCCAAGTCGCCCCTGTTGTTAGTGGGTGCCGGCGCGAACCGCAAACGGACGTGCAACATGCTTCGGCAGTTCGTGGCCAAGTTGGGTATCCCCTTCGCAACGACTCAGATGGGCAAAGGCGTCATCGACGAGCGAGACCCGTTGTTTCTCGGCAACACAGCTCTTTCGTCGAATGACTTCGTGCACCGAGCATTCGAGGCGGCAGATCTAATCATCAATGTCGGCCATGACGTGGTCGAAAAGCCACCGTTCTTCATGCACGCCGGCGGCGTCAAAGTCATCCATGTCAACTTCTCATCGGCGTCTGTCGATCCGGTCTACTTTCCGCAAGTCGAGGTCGTAGGCGATATCGCAAATAGCATCTGGCGGTTGATGGGGGAGCTAAAGCCACATCCGCATTGGGACTTCTCTCGCTTCATGACGGTTCGCAAAGCGGCCGAGGCCAGCGTTGCCCAAGGTGCCGACGACGATCGCTTTCCAATTTATCCACAACGGCTGGTTGCGGACGTTAGAAACGCAGTGCAAAAACGCGGAATCGTCGCACTCGACAACGGAGTTTATAAGATTTGGTTCGCGCGAAACTACAAGGCAACCGCGCCGAACACGGTGTTGCTCGATAACGCCCTGGCAACGATGGGAGCCGGGCTGCCGTCGGCGATGGCAGCCAAATTGGTCCATCCGGATCGGCAAGTTATGGCGATCTGCGGCGACGGTGGCTTCATGATGAACTCGCAAGAACTGGAAACGGCCGTGCGGTTGAATCTCGATCTCGTCGTCTTGGTCCTGCGTGATGATGCCTATGGGATGATCAAATGGAAGCAGGCCAACATGGGGCTGAAGAATTTCGGACTGGACTACGGCAACCCTGACTTCGTCAAGTACGCGGAAGCCTATGGCGCAAACGGGCATCGTGTCGCGTCGAGTGAGGAACTACTGCCGTTGCTCTCCCAATGCTTGGATTCGCCCGGTGTCCATCTGATTGAAGTACCCGTCGATTACTCGGAGAATGACCGCATTCTCAATCACGAGATTCAAGCACTCAGTCGTAGCCTAGGCTTCTAGCGTGTGACCGCGACAAAACCCAGCCTGGAAGCCTAGGCTACGGCCAATTGACCGCGGAACAACACTCAACGCGACGATAGCGTTCAAGTTTGAACCCTGTAGAGAAACATCCAAATGCCAGTTTCGGAGAAACCATGCTAGCGAATTCATACCCCTACTATCTTGCGAATGAACCCGTCGCTGCGAATCAGGACCTCATCGTAACGGACAAGTACACAGGTGAAACGGCGACGAAAGTCGCATTGGCCGACTCCGCGGCGATTGATCGTGCGATTGTCGCATCGGTTCAGGCGGCCGAGCCGATGCGCCACATGCCGCCTTACGAACGACAAAACGTATTGAATCATTGCGTAGCCCGATTCACCGAACGATCCGAAGAACTGGCGATGTCGTTGTGCATCGAAGCGGGCAAGCCGATCAAAGACAGTCGTGGCGAAGTGTCTCGACTGATCGACACCTTTCGTATTGCTGCGGAAGAATCGGTGCGGATCGGCGGCGAAGTCATGAACCTAGAAATCTCACCGCGTGCGCGTGGTTATCGCGGAATGTACAAGCGAGTGCCGATCGGCCCGTGTTCGTTTATCTCGCCGTTCAACTTCCCGTTGAACCTGGCCGCCCATAAAGTCGCCCCTGCGATCGCCGTCGGTTGCCCGTTTGTCTTGAAGCCGGCCAGCCGCACGCCGATCGGAGCGCTAATCATTGGCGAGGTTCTCGCGGAAACCGACTTGCCCAAGGGCGCGTTCTCGATCCTTCCTTGCCACCGCGACGGGGCCGACTTGTTCACAACGGACGATCGCTTGAAGTTGCTTAGCTTCACTGGCTCGCCCGCCGTCGGCTGGGATTTGAAGGCTCGTGCCGGAAAGAAGAAAGTCGTGCTGGAACTGGGCGGCAACGCAGCCTGTGTCGTGGATGCCGACGCGGATCTAGACGACGCCACGGAGCGGATTGTCTTCGGCGCGTTCTATCAATCGGGTCAGAGTTGCATCGGCGTGCAACGCATCCTGGCTCACGACAGCATTTACAACGAACTGCGCGACCGACTGGTCGCGGCGACAAGCAAGTTAGTGGCTGGCGATCCGAAGGAAGAGTCAACGTTCATCGGTCCCATGATTTCAGAGCAGGAAGCCGCTCGGCTTCAGTCGTGGATCACGTCAGCGGTTGCAGCGGGTGGAAAACTTCTCTGCGGCGGAACGCGAGACGCCGCAATGCTCGACGCGACGTTGCTAGAAAACGTGCCGAAAGACCAACCCGTTTGTACGCAAGAGGCTTTCGGTCCAGTCGCAGTGATGAGCCGATTCAGCAACTTTCAGGATGCGTTGGACGAAGTCAACGACGCTGCGTTCGGCTTGCAAGCAGGTATTTTCACGCGAGACATCTACAAGATCCAACAGGCTTGGGACGAGTTGGAAGTTGGCGGTGTGGTGATCGGTGACGTGCCAAGTTGGCGTGTGGACAACATGCCCTACGGCGGCGTCAAAGACAGCGGTCTTGGTCGAGAAGGCATTCGATTCGCGATGGAAGATATGATGGAACTTCGCAATCTTGTCATCCGCACGCCCAACCACCTCATCTGATCGATCTCATGCACGGGCTAGCTGTTGTTTTCTTCAGCAATCATCGTCCAGCTTGATGTTGGTTTGCCGGCTTTCGTCGCAGCCTAGGTTTCCAGCCTGGGTTGGTTGTGGTCCCAGGTTGGGAGCCGAGTCTACGGACAACCACTGTTTGTAAGCGATCTCACACGTACGGGTTGATGCCGTGGTAAGAAATGCGTGAAACCCATGAAATGTGACGGATTTGCGAGGAGCGTTAGCAACAACACAGACCCCAGCGTCGCGTCGGCCCGACAAGGCCTTAAACCGATACTTGCTCAAC
It contains:
- the gdhA gene encoding NADP-specific glutamate dehydrogenase, whose translation is MWIEQCEETDCFMHGLERRNPGEQEYHQAVREFVESVMPFVLKHRKYKDAQILERMTEPDRIVIFRVTWEDDAGNIRANRAWRVQFNNSIGPYKGGMRLHPDVTLSVLKFLGFEQTFKNSLTGLPMGGAKGGANFNPKGKSDREVMRFCQSLMIELHRHIGEDTDVPAGDIGVGAREVSYLFGQYKRLENRFAGILTGKGLTFGGSLVRTEATGYGCVYFCENMFNQVGDSLRGKTCVVSGSGNVAIYTAEKAHELGGKVVTMSDSSGFVHDRAGIDAEKLAFIKDLKEVRRGRISEYADKFDGVTFHADERPWNVPCDVAFPCATQNEINLDDANALIGNGVKAVSEGANMPTELAGAHAFLDAKILYGPSKAANAGGVAVSGLEQSQNALRLSWSREDVDEKLKTIMRDIHDKCVEHGQTDGFVNYVRGSNIAGFIKVADAMLAYGVV
- a CDS encoding NAD(P)-dependent malic enzyme; this encodes MTDFFERSLILHEQLRGKIGIVGKMPIANRDDLSLAYTPGVARPCEVIASDASKARELTIKRNSVAVVTDGSAVLGLGNIGPHAAIPVMEGKSLLFKEFANIDAWPICLDAQDVDEIVATVRRIAPVFGGINLEDISAPRCFAVEQQLQDIGIPVFHDDQHGTAIVLLAALLNAAKVLRRDITQMKVVINGAGAAGTAIARLLRCVGHSPNVCVPVDDVIVCDSKGAIHNGRDDLADYKRELLRYTNRKHRTGTLQNVLAGADVFIGVSKGGLLSADDVSKMARDSIVLAMANPIPEIMPDVARSGGAAVVGTGRSDFPNQINNVLAFPGIFRGALDASSCAITEEMKIAAARALAAATTDPSPERVLPDPLDRSVAPRVAAAVAEAAERE
- a CDS encoding acetolactate synthase large subunit produces the protein MKASNLFVKALENEGVEFVFGIPGEENLDFLDSLSRSNIRLILTRHEQAAGFMAATYGRLTGKSGVCLSTLGPGATNLVTAAAYAQLGGMPMLMITGQKPVKTSKQGQFQIIDIVDMMRPLTKYTRQLVSGANIPSRVREAMRLAQEEKPGAVHLELPEDIAAEQVGEVPIPASLVRRPVAEDKSIHAAVEMIRAAKSPLLLVGAGANRKRTCNMLRQFVAKLGIPFATTQMGKGVIDERDPLFLGNTALSSNDFVHRAFEAADLIINVGHDVVEKPPFFMHAGGVKVIHVNFSSASVDPVYFPQVEVVGDIANSIWRLMGELKPHPHWDFSRFMTVRKAAEASVAQGADDDRFPIYPQRLVADVRNAVQKRGIVALDNGVYKIWFARNYKATAPNTVLLDNALATMGAGLPSAMAAKLVHPDRQVMAICGDGGFMMNSQELETAVRLNLDLVVLVLRDDAYGMIKWKQANMGLKNFGLDYGNPDFVKYAEAYGANGHRVASSEELLPLLSQCLDSPGVHLIEVPVDYSENDRILNHEIQALSRSLGF
- a CDS encoding aldehyde dehydrogenase family protein; translation: MLANSYPYYLANEPVAANQDLIVTDKYTGETATKVALADSAAIDRAIVASVQAAEPMRHMPPYERQNVLNHCVARFTERSEELAMSLCIEAGKPIKDSRGEVSRLIDTFRIAAEESVRIGGEVMNLEISPRARGYRGMYKRVPIGPCSFISPFNFPLNLAAHKVAPAIAVGCPFVLKPASRTPIGALIIGEVLAETDLPKGAFSILPCHRDGADLFTTDDRLKLLSFTGSPAVGWDLKARAGKKKVVLELGGNAACVVDADADLDDATERIVFGAFYQSGQSCIGVQRILAHDSIYNELRDRLVAATSKLVAGDPKEESTFIGPMISEQEAARLQSWITSAVAAGGKLLCGGTRDAAMLDATLLENVPKDQPVCTQEAFGPVAVMSRFSNFQDALDEVNDAAFGLQAGIFTRDIYKIQQAWDELEVGGVVIGDVPSWRVDNMPYGGVKDSGLGREGIRFAMEDMMELRNLVIRTPNHLI